Proteins encoded within one genomic window of Eurosta solidaginis isolate ZX-2024a chromosome 1, ASM4086904v1, whole genome shotgun sequence:
- the ATP6AP2 gene encoding ATPase H(+)-transporting accessory protein 2 → MINFRQATGIKKMLRFLAIFVYCFLAVKADGSFYVLNTPESLAFQRLPVTLPSEQVGDVIRAAKGYGVSDSADFPGLLIKDPFAFPQKAVIVEVIGLKELPLNDDNVRYTVEGKSVSSSLDDLMLTWAQAQGLCDITLTNTNELRDCVNVHVKSNKEIVFGKINVSKLVKADVENTKLRLVKSLNSIQELTENESDKSLLFIVIAHDDNILRKKRDALLGTKTNTYNLAAYYDQNYPVIFNIILWFMVALGLSLLAVCYAIADMDPGRDSIIYRMTSTRMKKDN, encoded by the exons taAAAGCTGATGGTAGCTTTTACGTGTTAAATACACCTGAATCGCTAGCCTTTCAACGGTTGCCAGTGACCCTACCCAGTGAACAGGTGGGCGATGTTATAAGAGCAGCAAAAGGTTACGGTGTGTCGGACTCTGCTGATTTTCCTGGCCTTTTAATCAAAGATCCATTTGCATTTCCACAGAAGGCAGTTATAGTTGAAGTTATTGGTTTGAAGGAATTGCCTTTAAATGATGACAACGTGAGATATACAGTCGAAGGAAAATCAGTTTCATCTTCATTGGATGACCTGATGCTGACATGGGCACAAGCACAAGGTCTTTGTGACATTACTCTAACCAACACAAAT GAACTTAGAGATTGCGTGAATGTACATGTAAAATCTAACAAGGAGattgtttttggaaaaattaatgtTTCGAAACTAGTAAAAGCTGATGTGGAGAATACTAAGTTAAGATTAGTTAAAAGTCTTAATTCAATTCAGGAACTGACTGAAAATGAATCGGACAAATCATTACTCTTCATAGTTATCGCTCATGATGACAACATTTTACGTAAAAAACGTGATGCTCTTCTTGGAACAAAAACG AATACTTACAATCTTGCTGCATATTATGATCAAAACTATCCAGTAATTTTCAACATCATTTTGTGGTTCATGGTTGCTTTAGGACTTTCGCTATTGGCAGTTTGCTACGCGATTGCGGATATGGATCCCGGCAGAGATTCAATTATCTATAGAATGACGTCAACAAGAATGAAGAAAGACAACTAA